The window CAGCGAGGGAGGGAcggtgggcgaggacggcgcaGCGGAGTCTCCGTCGGCGGACGTGAGCTCTACGTGAAGGGTGTCGATGGATCGCAGAGGGCCGGCGTGGGACTGCCAGTGCAGGTTGCGCAGGGGTAATCGAGGGACGAGGCCCGGGGCCACGAGCTTATAGACATCATGAGGGTCGAAGTACTCGACTGTGAAGCGCATGCTTTGGTTAGTTGGTTCAACACACTGTCCGTTGCACGCAATCGCAAGCGTTGCGGTCCGAGAGAGCTGGGAGAGCAACAAACGTACGTACCAGTGACTTTGGAGGTTGAAAAAGGCCGCTCCATCTTGAACGGCTCCTCCAATTTGGATGTTAAATTACATGGTCCGTCACGGCGCCATTTCACAAATTGCGGAGGGTGGGTGCTCGTGGTGCCGCCTGCTGCAAGGTGTCCAGGAGGTGTCAAGGTGTGACATCTCGGTGAGGTTCGAGCTTCGGTGGGTGGGGGTGGTGGGAGGCAGGGTGGGTTACTGGCTTCATCCTCCGATGATTCCCCGAAGGCGGTGTACCGTTAGAGTCCGGTTGGTTGGCCTAAGATGACGCCGGCTTGCACCACCATTCCGACGGAGGGGCGCACGGCGGCAGAATCTTTTTGGGTTTCTCGGAATTGGTTGCCCCTCGTCTGCAGATATTCATGATCGGATTGCAATTTGCATGACCCAGACAAACAAGAGATTCTGTTCCAGCTCTTCCCGACAATACACGCGTTCCCCTTTGCAAACCCTTGTTTCGTCCGTCCGCTGAACATCATACGCCATGTCTGGACTTCAGGCCGTCAAGTATACCCGGGGTCGACTCGAAGTCTTGGATCAACTCAGGCTTCCCCACGAGTTTCACTATGACGAGGTTTCCACCAGCGAAGAGGCTTTCGACTGCATCAAGTCCATGAGAGTCCGTGGCGcacccgccatcgccattgTGGCTGCTCTTGCTCACGCTGTTGAACTGCATAACGGCAGCTGCAAGGCCTCTTCTCCTCAAGACACCGTCTCTTATATCGACTCACGCCTGGACTACCTCAAGGAGAGCAGACCGACCGCTGTCGACTTAACTAATGCCATCAACCAGCTCAAGGCCCGCATCAGAGGCGCACCCCAAGATGACGCCGtgtccatcatcgccgcctaTATCGATGAGGCCGAGAGCATCCTGCGAAAGGACCTCCAGACCAACCTCTCTATCGGTGACCACGGAGCCCAGTGGCTGAAGGATGTCGCCGGCGCGTCGCCCGATTCCAAGATCTCTGTCCTCACTCACTGCAACACCGGCTCGCTGGCAACCTCTGGCCACGGGACCGCCCTCGGCATTATCAGAACCCTCTGGTCCAGTAACCTCCTTCAGCACGCCTACTGCACCGAGACACGGCCCTACAACCAGGGCAGCAGACTGACGGCCTTTGAGCTCGTCTACGAGAAGATCCCCAGCACCCTCGTGACCGACTCTATGGCGGCCGCGCTCTTCAACCTGcaaaaggagaagatgaacattgccgccgtcatcgtcggcgccgaccgCGTCGTCCGCAACGGCGACACCGCCAACAAGATCGGAACCTACCAGCTCGCTGTCCTGGCCAAGCACCACGGCGTCAAGTTCATTGTTGCCGCTCCCACCACCAgcatcgacctcgagacTGAGACCGGCGCTGGCATCAAGATCGAGGAGCGCAGGCGCGAGGAGTTGACCCAGATTTCCGGCGCGGTTGTTCAGACCGACGGCGGTGTCGACGTCAAGCAAACAGCTCGCGTCGCGACAGCCGACCAGCGCATCAACGTCTGGAACCCTGCTTTCGACGTGACACCGCACGACCTGATCGATGCCGTTGTCACGGAAaagggcgccgtcgtcaagaacGCCGAGGGACGCTTCGACTTCCGTCACATCATGCCAGAGAGATGGGCCAGGGTGGTTGGCCAGTAAAGACGAAAGGATCGTTTAGGGTTGTTCCAAAATTGACAGGTCCGCACGCATCCGCTGCAGTCCAAGGGTGGTACACTATTAAGTGATCTATAGAAGGAGGATACGGATACGGCGTAATGACAACCGACTACTGTATGTGTACCGAGACCACGCTGGGAACCCAGATCAGGCGGAAGCCTTGAGAGCATGTAAGATCAGCTTCTGGTAACCTcccacggcctcctcgagtTCGCCGACCGTGATGTTCTCGTCGCGGCCGTGGGCCACCAAAATGCTGCCTGGACCGTAGAGGTAGCGCGTGTGAGAGCCCTTGAGGTTGGGGATATCAGTGCCATAGTTGGCCACGGTCGTCTCAAAGCCTACATTGCTGTGTTAACTTTCTTTTCCGTGCCTGCTTCTCGGGCCGATGGAATCCTGCtcaccatcaacatcacaGTTGGCCTCTACGACGCCGTATCCGTGTGTGCACGTCAACTCGAGCGAGTCGGAATCGGTCTCATCAAGAATCTTCTGGATCctgcccttgacgatgttTCCGCCGTCCTTCTCAGGGCCGATAGCAACGCGGACTGCGATTCTAGCCAGAGCCGCGGCAGGGATGACGTTCtgggcgacgccgccatTGAGCTGGCCGACGTTCACCGTTGTGTTGCCCCACTTTTCGGTGCTTCCGAGGTCGGTCGTAATGACTTTGGCCAAAGCCTTGATCATGATCTCGTTGGCCGACTTGCCCAGCCAGGGGTAGCCGGAGTGGCCAGCAACACCCTTTGCCGTGATGTCGCAGAACACCCCGCCCTTGTGGCCGCAAGCTAGCTTGCCTTCGGTGGGCTCGCCGAAGATGACAGAGCCAAACTGCACAGGCGGGTCGGCCTCCTGCAAGGAATCAGAGAAGAAGCGCATTCCGTCGCCCgtgtcctcctcgccgatgacgaacAAGAGCATCACATCGTCAGGGTCGACTTTGTCGGCGCTGAACAGGTCCTCAAGGGCAATGATCTGAGCAGCGAcgctggccttggcgtcTACGCTTCCCCTGCCACTGATACGGGTATCGGGCGTGATCTGGTCATCCGAGATACCATAGGGAATGTGCGGCGGCACGACGTCGTagtgagatgagatgacAACGCGGGGCTTGGGCTGGCGTTGGTTCGTCTTCCAGGCCAATACGTTGAAGCGCGGTGTCTCGTTGGAATCGTTACCGCGAGGAGGCAGAAACTGGAGAGACGAGACGTAACCTCGGCCGGTCAAGTAATCGACCAGAAATTTTCCCGCCGCACTCTCGTTgcccgagacggaggggATTTCAATGAGGGAGCGGTGCAGCTTTAAAAGATCCCCTCGCCAAGAAGGTGCGGtagacgaagacgacgaggagcccGGGGTTACAGACGAAGCATGAGGGGTCAGCCGGGGGgtgtcggcgccgaggggTTGCTGGATGCCCAAGGTGGCTGCCAACGGCAGCAAAGCGCCCAAGGATAGAAACTGAGAGATGTACATGGTTGTTGGCTGTTTGGAGCTCGGATTCGACTCGAGGTTGGACTGACACGCGCGCACACCCAATCGTATTGGTGAGAGAATGCGCCTCGGAACCAGGTAGCAGCAGCCGGGCGTGAAAGTTAGCCGGAGCTTAGCTCTGTTTGCAGGCAGAAGCGGTGTCGGAAGAAGAAAGCGGACGGAGGTCGGCTTGCCTCGAGGCGGGAGCGGGTGCCGATAATACAGTCTAGCACTGTACAAATGAGGTCATTCCCTTCCAAGCTCCCGCCATTGGCTCCAGCCACATGCACGGATGAAGAAGCATCAGCCACCCCCATATTCCCGCATGTTCATGAGGTGATCCATGCTTTTTGTGAGTGTTTCTTCGCAGCTGAGGGAGCTGCTGGTGGGGGGACCTTCATTCACGTTTCAGACACATGAACTGGGCTTTCTTCGCCTCTCTTACGCTTTAACACCCTGTCTCCAGGTGTggctctctccctcttcgcAACACTTGATGAAAATGGAACGGTGGTACTAATTATGTAATCGAGGCAAACACGGTCATCACTTTGTTGGTTGTGCTTTGGTATTCAAATTGTGGTGTTGGCGCAAAACCGGAAGACCTACTCAAGTCTGATCCATGATCGAGTGACGTGCTACGAGGAACAACAAACAGCTTGCTGCATAGTTGGTAGCAGTCACTTGTGACAGCACTTAACATTAGCATTTGGGCTGCGAGACCATGCGGCTCGACGCCTTGGACCTCTTGAATGACTGGACGCAGCTGCTCTGTCAATCCGTGCCATGaggcctcctccttgtcaTGGTCTGATATTGACTTGGCCGTTACCATACTGGGCCGGTTTATTGTGTTCcccctctcgccctcctttCTGTTCTGCGAATGGCCAACCGCTATCGTCACTCGTCCAACAGGTACACATTTGCTTAGTCCAGCTCGATGCGTAAGGCTCGGTCGTGTTTGATGTTTTTTGAGAGACGCACCGAACATGCAACAGAACAATTCCAGGTTGCTTCAGTGGGTTCACAGCGGCATGCTCACCCATTCTTTCCCCAGACCTGCTGATCTCGGGGGCTAGATGTTCGGCCTGGAGCACTCAGGAATTTGCGACGGGGTCTGGGTCATGCC is drawn from Colletotrichum destructivum chromosome 6, complete sequence and contains these coding sequences:
- a CDS encoding Putative methylthioribose-1-phosphate isomerase, nagB/RpiA transferase, initiation factor 2B, whose product is MSGLQAVKYTRGRLEVLDQLRLPHEFHYDEVSTSEEAFDCIKSMRVRGAPAIAIVAALAHAVELHNGSCKASSPQDTVSYIDSRLDYLKESRPTAVDLTNAINQLKARIRGAPQDDAVSIIAAYIDEAESILRKDLQTNLSIGDHGAQWLKDVAGASPDSKISVLTHCNTGSLATSGHGTALGIIRTLWSSNLLQHAYCTETRPYNQGSRLTAFELVYEKIPSTLVTDSMAAALFNLQKEKMNIAAVIVGADRVVRNGDTANKIGTYQLAVLAKHHGVKFIVAAPTTSIDLETETGAGIKIEERRREELTQISGAVVQTDGGVDVKQTARVATADQRINVWNPAFDVTPHDLIDAVVTEKGAVVKNAEGRFDFRHIMPERWARVVGQ
- a CDS encoding Putative peptidase M20, bacterial exopeptidase dimerization domain-containing protein; amino-acid sequence: MLLHPCIARLYYRHPLPPRGKPTSVRFLLPTPLLPANRAKLRLTFTPGCCYLVPRRILSPIRLGVRACQSNLESNPSSKQPTTMYISQFLSLGALLPLAATLGIQQPLGADTPRLTPHASSVTPGSSSSSSTAPSWRGDLLKLHRSLIEIPSVSGNESAAGKFLVDYLTGRGYVSSLQFLPPRGNDSNETPRFNVLAWKTNQRQPKPRVVISSHYDVVPPHIPYGISDDQITPDTRISGRGSVDAKASVAAQIIALEDLFSADKVDPDDVMLLFVIGEEDTGDGMRFFSDSLQEADPPVQFGSVIFGEPTEGKLACGHKGGVFCDITAKGVAGHSGYPWLGKSANEIMIKALAKVITTDLGSTEKWGNTTVNVGQLNGGVAQNVIPAAALARIAVRVAIGPEKDGGNIVKGRIQKILDETDSDSLELTCTHGYGVVEANCDVDGFETTVANYGTDIPNLKGSHTRYLYGPGSILVAHGRDENITVGELEEAVGGYQKLILHALKASA